In one window of Duganella dendranthematis DNA:
- the trbK gene encoding entry exclusion lipoprotein TrbK, translating into MQMKLNTVLVAAATVALVVTGYKEMNRKPQVHAVNDNACTPQAIKGIDNITERAIQSSRCAQRGK; encoded by the coding sequence ATGCAGATGAAATTAAATACGGTCCTGGTGGCCGCAGCCACCGTGGCGTTGGTGGTGACCGGCTACAAGGAGATGAACCGCAAGCCGCAAGTGCACGCCGTCAATGACAACGCCTGCACGCCGCAAGCGATCAAGGGCATCGACAACATCACCGAGCGGGCGATTCAGTCTTCCAGGTGCGCGCAGCGCGGCAAGTAG
- a CDS encoding succinylglutamate desuccinylase/aspartoacylase family protein, with product MPNPRDIQIDSFQYCGQHGGTRLMITGAVHGNETCGTLAIQRVMTEFDQGKRHLTKGRVTFVPATNPLAYAKHERAGDRNLNRNLFPNSDPQDFEDRVANWLCPLLAQHDVLLDLHSFNAASEPFVMVGPRNNDGPLEPFKHEQQERALAKRLGVRRFVDGWLRTYGDGVQRRMSGSSELQTVLRYGMGTTEYMRSVGGYALTLECGQHDDPQAPEVAYRAILNSLAFLGMIDAPEPEPVAPEQMEALSMVAVYDKQHADDTFSRNWSSFDPVKQGEEIGRRADGTPVLAEFDGRILFPDAAAEANSEWYYLTRPNPAF from the coding sequence ATGCCTAATCCGCGCGATATCCAGATAGATTCGTTTCAATACTGCGGACAGCATGGCGGTACACGATTGATGATTACTGGCGCAGTCCATGGGAACGAAACTTGTGGCACGCTGGCGATTCAACGTGTCATGACAGAATTCGACCAAGGCAAACGCCATTTAACCAAAGGACGTGTTACCTTTGTACCGGCGACTAATCCGCTGGCTTATGCCAAGCACGAACGCGCTGGCGATCGTAATCTCAATCGTAATCTTTTCCCTAATTCCGATCCGCAGGACTTTGAGGACCGCGTGGCCAACTGGCTGTGCCCTCTTCTAGCGCAGCATGACGTGCTGTTGGATCTGCATTCGTTCAATGCGGCGAGCGAGCCGTTTGTCATGGTCGGGCCGCGCAATAATGATGGGCCGTTGGAGCCTTTCAAGCATGAGCAGCAAGAGCGTGCGTTGGCCAAGCGGCTGGGCGTGCGGCGGTTTGTTGATGGCTGGTTGCGGACTTACGGCGATGGCGTGCAGCGGCGCATGAGTGGCAGCAGTGAACTGCAGACCGTGCTCCGCTATGGCATGGGCACTACTGAATACATGCGCTCGGTCGGCGGCTATGCGCTGACGCTGGAGTGCGGCCAGCACGATGATCCGCAAGCGCCCGAGGTGGCGTATCGCGCCATTTTGAATTCGCTGGCGTTCCTCGGCATGATTGACGCGCCTGAGCCGGAACCGGTAGCGCCGGAGCAGATGGAGGCGCTTAGCATGGTCGCCGTCTACGATAAACAGCACGCTGACGATACCTTCAGCCGCAACTGGTCCAGTTTCGATCCCGTCAAGCAAGGCGAGGAAATCGGCCGGCGCGCCGATGGTACGCCGGTGTTGGCCGAGTTTGACGGCCGCATTCTGTTCCCGGACGCGGCCGCCGAAGCCAACAGCGAATGGTATTACCTCACCCGCCCTAACCCTGCGTTTTAA
- the sugE gene encoding quaternary ammonium compound efflux SMR transporter SugE: MTWIILLLAGLLEVVWAVGLKYTEGFTKLLPSALTLAAMAGSVGMLGLALRTLPLGTAYAIWTGIGTVGTVIYGIVMLNEPASVMRLTCIAMIVGGIIGLKISNA; this comes from the coding sequence ATGACCTGGATTATTCTCCTCTTGGCCGGCCTGCTGGAAGTCGTGTGGGCTGTCGGTCTTAAATACACCGAAGGTTTTACCAAACTGCTGCCATCCGCCTTGACCTTGGCTGCGATGGCCGGCAGTGTCGGCATGCTGGGCCTGGCGCTGCGAACGCTGCCGCTGGGAACCGCGTATGCGATCTGGACCGGCATAGGCACGGTCGGCACGGTAATTTACGGCATCGTCATGCTGAACGAGCCAGCCAGCGTGATGCGGCTGACGTGCATCGCCATGATTGTCGGCGGTATCATCGGCCTGAAAATCTCCAACGCTTAA
- a CDS encoding DUF1304 domain-containing protein, whose translation MHLAAQIVTALVALIHVYIVLLETVLFNSRGRRVFGLSKEKAEIVQPAMSNQGCYNGFLVAALVVGLLHPDAAIASAFTVFGLACVAVAGVWGGVTVKRSILLIQTLPAVIGLVLHFAA comes from the coding sequence ATGCATTTAGCCGCCCAGATCGTCACCGCCCTGGTGGCGCTGATCCATGTGTACATCGTCCTGCTGGAAACCGTGCTGTTCAACTCGCGCGGCCGCCGGGTCTTTGGCCTCAGCAAGGAGAAGGCCGAGATCGTCCAGCCGGCGATGTCCAATCAGGGCTGCTATAACGGTTTCCTGGTGGCCGCGCTGGTGGTGGGCTTGCTGCATCCGGATGCGGCGATTGCGTCGGCCTTCACGGTGTTCGGTCTGGCGTGCGTGGCGGTGGCCGGCGTGTGGGGCGGCGTAACGGTCAAGCGTTCGATCCTGCTGATTCAAACCCTGCCGGCAGTTATCGGTCTGGTCCTGCACTTCGCGGCTTGA
- a CDS encoding ArsR/SmtB family transcription factor gives MDIDAIHKALANPIRRQILAWLKEPEVFFAEQQHPLTLGVCAGMIDRRAGLSQSTMSAHLAVLVKAGLVTSQRVGQWNYFKRDEALIKAFIDQMQL, from the coding sequence ATGGACATCGACGCTATCCACAAAGCCCTCGCCAACCCGATACGGCGCCAGATTCTGGCCTGGCTGAAGGAACCCGAGGTATTTTTTGCCGAGCAACAGCACCCGCTGACCTTGGGTGTCTGCGCCGGCATGATCGACCGTCGTGCCGGGCTATCGCAATCGACCATGTCAGCCCACCTGGCTGTACTGGTGAAGGCTGGGCTGGTGACGTCGCAGCGCGTCGGCCAGTGGAATTATTTCAAACGCGATGAAGCGCTGATCAAGGCCTTCATCGATCAAATGCAACTATAG